The Agromyces sp. G08B096 DNA window CGACCAGAACCGCGTCGTCGTCGAGGGCGTGAACTACGTCACGAAGCACGTGCGCGTCGGCCAGACGCAGCGCGGCTCGAAGACCGGCGGCATCGAGACCCACGAGGCCCCGATCCACGTCTCCAACGTCGCGCTCGTCGACCCCGAGACGAAGAAGCCGACCCGCGTCGGCTTCCGCACCGAGACCGTCACCAAGGACGGCGTCACCAAGACGGTCCGCGTCCGCTACGCCAAGAAGTCAGGTAAGGACCTGTAATGACCGACACCGCAACTGCTGCGCCGGCTGGCAAGATCCAGCCGCGCCTGAAGCAGAAGTACCAGACCGAGATCACCGCGGCCCTCACCGAGGCGAACGG harbors:
- the rplX gene encoding 50S ribosomal protein L24: MANIKKGDLVQVISGRSQARGGDRGKQGKVIEVLVDQNRVVVEGVNYVTKHVRVGQTQRGSKTGGIETHEAPIHVSNVALVDPETKKPTRVGFRTETVTKDGVTKTVRVRYAKKSGKDL